The Camelina sativa cultivar DH55 chromosome 16, Cs, whole genome shotgun sequence sequence tgGAGGACTGTAAAAGCCAAGAAACTTCGTACTCTCCTTCTCAAATGTCAGAAGTTAAAAGTAAACGGTGAATAGTGTCTTTTGCATTTTTCCTACATATATGGCTCGCCTAGAGACAGTTTTGTATATCTGACCTTCAACATTTCTCGCTACTACTCTCTTTCTCAtggcttcttcctcttcttctgcgCCTCATACTTGGAGATACCGCGTCTTCACGAGCTTCCACGGATCAGACGTCCGTACAAGCTTTCTTAGTCATTTTCGCAAACAGTTTTACTACAACGGGATTACGATGTTCGATGATCAAAGAATCGTGAGAGGCGAAACCATTAGCCCCGCGCTCACGCAAGCGATTAGAGAATCGAGGATCTCTATCGTGGTGCTCTCTAGGAACTATGCTTCTTCCAGCTGGTGTTTGGATGAGTTGTTGGAGATTCTGAAATGCAAGGAAGATATTGGACAAATAGTGATGACTGTCTTCTACGGAGTTGATCCATCTGAGGTGCGCAACCAATCCGGAGATTTCGGCCTCGCTTTTAATGAAACTTGTGCTcgtgaaacagaggaggagaagcgAAAATGGAGCCAAGCTTTGAACTATGTGGGAAACATAGCCGGTGAACACTTGCTAAACTGGTATGTACGTCttaatgaaatttaattatttttcttatgttcaAATTTGTAACCACAATAGAGGAATAAAATACATAGTACTGCAATGGTGTTTTAGGATAGTAGGAGGAACTACTTTGACTAGAATAGATCAACGATTAAGGGTATCGTTTGCTGAATGAATTTTCGAAATAGATTAGTTGTGGCAAAAGACGAATGTTATCTctattagtatttgttttcctCGTGACAGTTTAATGGAAATATTTCTTTGTTCTATTTTGTTAGGGACAATGAAGCCAAAATGATCGAGAAAATTGTAAGAGATGTTTCAGACAAACTGAATGTTACACCATCTAGGGATTTTGATGACATGGTTGGACTTGAAGCTCATTTGAGGAAGATGGAGTCTTTGCTAGAATTAGATCATGATGAGGTTAAGATTGTTGGAATCACTGGTCCTGCAGGTATTGGTAAGACAACCATTGCCAGAGCTTTACATAGTCTACTCTCTAATAGGTTTCATCTTAGTTGTTTTGTGGACAACCTTAGGAGAAGCTATCAGAGTGGTTTTGATGAGTATGGCTTGAAGTTGTGTTTACAAGAACAATTTCTTTCAAAGATTTTGAACCAAAGTGGAATGAGAATATGCCATTTAGGtgcaataaaagagagattgtGCGACATGAAGGTACTTGTCATTCTTGATGATGTGAATGATGTAAAGCAATTAGAGGCTTTGGCTAATGAAACGTGGTTTGGTCTTGGAAGTAGGATTATTGTGACAACGGAAAACAAAGATCTTCTCCGGCAACATGGTATCAACAATACATACCATGTAAAATTCCCATGTAGAGAAGAAGCACTTGAAATCTTATGTAGGTATGCTTTTAGACAAAGCTCTCCACGTCTTGGTTTTAAAAAGCTTGCAGAAAGTGTAACATGGCTTTGTGGTGACCTTCCATTGGGTCTACGTGTGGTGGGTTCATCTTTATATGGGAAGAATGAAGACGAATGGAAGTATACGTTATGCAGGCTAGAAACTATCATTGATCGAGATATAGAAGATGTACTAAAAGTTGGTTACGAGAGTTTACATGAGAATGAGAAATCTCTATTTCTCCACATTGCAGTCTTCTTCAACAATAAAGATGGTGAACTCGTGAAAGCCATGCTCGCTGACAAGAAATTAAATATCGAACACGGGTTAAATATCCTAGAAAGCAAATCTCTTATATCTAGGGATGGGGGAATAAGAATGCACAAATTGCTACAACAAGTCGGCATACAAGCCAATCAAAGAGAAGAGCCTTGCAAACGTCGGATCTTAATAGATGCTCAAGATATCTGTTATGCCCTTGAAAATGAAacagtaatttttttgtatttggttaATTCCTTTGCTCCTTACGCTTAAGAAAATGTTAAgtaaagacaaaacaaacaaatcttaccTATTTTGCTAACAAGTTATtcatattcgattttttttttaacagggTAATGGAATTGTGTCTGGCATACTATTTGATACATCAGGAATTAACGAAGTGACAATAAGCAAGAGAGCCCTTAGAAGGATGGTTAATCTTCGGTTCCTCAGAGTTTACAAAAGCAGTGGTGATGGGAATGATAGAATGGATATACCTGAGGATATGGAGTTCCCACCTCTCCTAAGATTACTAGATTGGGATGCATACCCAGCCAAGTGTCTTCCACTTAAATTTCGCGCGGAAAATCTCGTTGAACTCAATATGCGAAATAGCCAGCTCGAGTACCTCTGGCAAGGAACTCAGGTTAGTAAGTTATCATATACCTTTTTGGTTGTTTCTCTATGGAAACTAAACAACCAATAATAAAGTAAACTAAATAACTAAtaatgaaattttcaaaataccaaTATATAAAACATAGGGCAATTCTCACATAtagcaggaaaaaaaaagtttcgaaaATTGTGGAATGTGTGTTATTTTTGTCTATAAAACTTGTATTAGTGttattttaggatatttctctaaaacatatagtagtagactagtagtaaTTTAAATCAAAAGTAAATTAGAAATACAAAGATGAAGCTTAAAGCGAGGAATATAGAGGATCCAATACatagtagtactagtagtaaTTAATCACAATCACAAGAAGTACAAGAATAGTTTTGCATAGTAGTACTATATTATGTTCATCCTCTCTCTTTTGTGGATTACATTGATTCAGATGCTGACGAATCTCAAGAAGATGGATTTGTCATGTTCAGCTCATTTGAAGGAACTTCCAGATCTTTCTTTTGCTACAAATTTGGAGAAATTGGACGTAAGTTTTTGCCGGGCTTTGATAGAGCTTCCATCTTCTATTGGGAATCTTCAGAAACTAGataagttaaatattggttaCTGTGAAAGTTTGCAAGTCATCCCGACTCACATCAACTTGGCATCTCTCGAAGTTATATACCTGACCGGATGCCTAAAACTGAAAAGTTTTCCAGTTTTCTCTACAACCATTAGGAGCATCTCTCTGCAGAGAACAGGGGTGGAAGAAGTAGCTGCATCAGTTAGGCATTGCTCTAAgcttttgtatatttatataacagAATGTCGAACTCTCAAGAGCTTTACACATCTCCCCACGAGTCTACAAGTACTAGATTTAAGCATGACTGATATAGAGATGATTCCAGATTGTATCAAAGACTTACAATGGTTAGACAGCCTTCGTCTATTCCGCTGCACAAAACTTAAAGCATTGCCAGAGCTGCCAGGTTCTCTCACACTTCTAACCGCAGAAGACTGCGAATCACTGGAGAGGGTAACATACcctttaaacactccaaatgcGCAACTCAACTTCACCAACTCCTTCAAACTAGGTGAAGAAGCTCAGAGAGCCATTATCCAACAACCGTTTCTTGACGGCTCGGCATGCTTCCATGGAAGCACAATGCCTAGTGAGTTCAATCACAGGGCCAGAGGTAGTTCCGTGAACATTACTCTCCCATCTTCTGGATCCTCCACGTTCAAGGCTTGCGTCGTGATTTCGCCTAACCATCGCCAACATGCAAGAGACTGCAGAATCGTTACACTAGGGTGTCGTCTCATAGACAACAGGGGATGGTATAATTACATTAAGTCTGTTTTCTTGCGACACCCTGAGAAATCTACCGGAATGCGAACGAAACATCTGTGTATATTTCATGGTACCGTGCCTGAAGTTAGCAACGACGCAGTGTTTGAAGTCTATATCAGCTCTGAGAATCAATTGGACAACTACAAGATTATAGAATGTGGTGTACAAATCTTGACTAACGAGGTGGATATAAAGAGCGACAGGGGAAGTGTTGATTACGATTACTCGAGCTACGATGTTGATAACGATAGGTACGAGTTTGATGATTTCAACGACGTGTTGTACGATTCTGAAGATGGACTAATCAGCTGTGACTCGGAATCAGATGAACAAGAGAAGACATCAGACAAAGTTGAAAGAAGGTGACACCATGCGACTCAATTGAACCGGTCGGTTTATTCAAAATTTGTTATGTGAAATAGTAGTAGTGATTGATCGGTTTTGTGATCCGgtttatgaattgtttgttgtttaataTGTTGGTGTGCTTTTTGATCGTAAGTTCATAAGATAGATAATATTGGGCTTTTGAGCCCACACATAAACATAAGCGAGACCACCCGTCTTTGTATTTCACAACGGTCACTAGATAATATAGCTCTTATGTGAAATACATTAAATAACACCACacgcaaacaaaaaaacattgaatataGTACTACCCATCGGTGAAAAATAACCATGCATTTTGTACCCGTGTGCTATTATTGTGAATTGTGCATTATTGATCTGGAGCCaagttttgtttctatattatatagaatCTTGGTTACGGTTACGGGAACTTGAAATTTTAACgcatttgttttcttcctttcttttacaaacaaaaagaagagagaaaaaagagatatcacatttcaaaaaaaaaaaaaaaaaaaaaagggaaaaggtAAATCGGATTTTTTCACTGTTTCTGTCTCAACTTTCACCGTCTCTCACTTACCAATATAGCCCCACATTACTTATCTTTCCGTCATTCCAAATAACCAAATATACCactcacacaacaacaacaataaactaATACTATAAAATGGGATCAACTCAAAGGTAATGACATATTTAGCATCTTTTCCCCTCTTTTAAAAACTGCTTTTTATTTGCttcatatttttcaataatttcaaatttataatcttTAAGATACATTGTATACTTCAATAATCAATTTCATAACATATATAGTAGTATGTTTTTGGTGTGCGAGTTGTTGTGTCTtaacataaaaatgaaaaaaaaaaaaaaaaagaatcctacatctttcttcttaattaaCCCTTTTTATGTTCCAAAGTTTCAATAGTCATCATCAAAACTACATGACCAACATCTAAAACCCACGACACTTGGTAATGCCTACAATTCTGACCAAAATAAGCTAAACAAgacaaaatatttacaataacTTATCATATAAGTTGTTAATGCGAGAAAAtcaaaaccgttgagattgattctcttgaaactaaaaccaaagattacgatattttttcttgtctcaTTTCTCGTAAGAGGAAGGTTCACTCACCGATCTTGGTAACACCGACGGATCCttatctgaaaaaaaatatattcacaacaaaacacaattaattaatcaaattaagaaaTGTTTAATTGAATCATTAATGGATTTTTTGATtagttgaattttaaattaCCTCT is a genomic window containing:
- the LOC104753073 gene encoding disease resistance protein RML1A-like isoform X1, whose amino-acid sequence is MASSSSSAPHTWRYRVFTSFHGSDVRTSFLSHFRKQFYYNGITMFDDQRIVRGETISPALTQAIRESRISIVVLSRNYASSSWCLDELLEILKCKEDIGQIVMTVFYGVDPSEVRNQSGDFGLAFNETCARETEEEKRKWSQALNYVGNIAGEHLLNWDNEAKMIEKIVRDVSDKLNVTPSRDFDDMVGLEAHLRKMESLLELDHDEVKIVGITGPAGIGKTTIARALHSLLSNRFHLSCFVDNLRRSYQSGFDEYGLKLCLQEQFLSKILNQSGMRICHLGAIKERLCDMKVLVILDDVNDVKQLEALANETWFGLGSRIIVTTENKDLLRQHGINNTYHVKFPCREEALEILCRYAFRQSSPRLGFKKLAESVTWLCGDLPLGLRVVGSSLYGKNEDEWKYTLCRLETIIDRDIEDVLKVGYESLHENEKSLFLHIAVFFNNKDGELVKAMLADKKLNIEHGLNILESKSLISRDGGIRMHKLLQQVGIQANQREEPCKRRILIDAQDICYALENETGNGIVSGILFDTSGINEVTISKRALRRMVNLRFLRVYKSSGDGNDRMDIPEDMEFPPLLRLLDWDAYPAKCLPLKFRAENLVELNMRNSQLEYLWQGTQMLTNLKKMDLSCSAHLKELPDLSFATNLEKLDVSFCRALIELPSSIGNLQKLDKLNIGYCESLQVIPTHINLASLEVIYLTGCLKLKSFPVFSTTIRSISLQRTGVEEVAASVRHCSKLLYIYITECRTLKSFTHLPTSLQVLDLSMTDIEMIPDCIKDLQWLDSLRLFRCTKLKALPELPGSLTLLTAEDCESLERVTYPLNTPNAQLNFTNSFKLGEEAQRAIIQQPFLDGSACFHGSTMPSEFNHRARGSSVNITLPSSGSSTFKACVVISPNHRQHARDCRIVTLGCRLIDNRGWYNYIKSVFLRHPEKSTGMRTKHLCIFHGTVPEVSNDAVFEVYISSENQLDNYKIIECGVQILTNEVDIKSDRGSVDYDYSSYDVDNDRYEFDDFNDVLYDSEDGLISCDSESDEQEKTSDKVERR
- the LOC104753073 gene encoding disease resistance protein RML1A-like isoform X2; translated protein: MRICHLGAIKERLCDMKVLVILDDVNDVKQLEALANETWFGLGSRIIVTTENKDLLRQHGINNTYHVKFPCREEALEILCRYAFRQSSPRLGFKKLAESVTWLCGDLPLGLRVVGSSLYGKNEDEWKYTLCRLETIIDRDIEDVLKVGYESLHENEKSLFLHIAVFFNNKDGELVKAMLADKKLNIEHGLNILESKSLISRDGGIRMHKLLQQVGIQANQREEPCKRRILIDAQDICYALENETGNGIVSGILFDTSGINEVTISKRALRRMVNLRFLRVYKSSGDGNDRMDIPEDMEFPPLLRLLDWDAYPAKCLPLKFRAENLVELNMRNSQLEYLWQGTQMLTNLKKMDLSCSAHLKELPDLSFATNLEKLDVSFCRALIELPSSIGNLQKLDKLNIGYCESLQVIPTHINLASLEVIYLTGCLKLKSFPVFSTTIRSISLQRTGVEEVAASVRHCSKLLYIYITECRTLKSFTHLPTSLQVLDLSMTDIEMIPDCIKDLQWLDSLRLFRCTKLKALPELPGSLTLLTAEDCESLERVTYPLNTPNAQLNFTNSFKLGEEAQRAIIQQPFLDGSACFHGSTMPSEFNHRARGSSVNITLPSSGSSTFKACVVISPNHRQHARDCRIVTLGCRLIDNRGWYNYIKSVFLRHPEKSTGMRTKHLCIFHGTVPEVSNDAVFEVYISSENQLDNYKIIECGVQILTNEVDIKSDRGSVDYDYSSYDVDNDRYEFDDFNDVLYDSEDGLISCDSESDEQEKTSDKVERR